A region of the Denticeps clupeoides chromosome 12, fDenClu1.1, whole genome shotgun sequence genome:
ATAGACAGAGTAAAGCCTGTACACACCTGAAATTATCTGTAGTTGTGGCTTTGTGTCAGAGCTGATGTAACTGTGTGGAACCTGATAATGATTCATTGTTTCCAATTGTTGGAATGAAATAATAGTAGAGTTAATAACACTTCTGCAACAATACGCTACAGATGTATTTATAGGCttaagtcattttaaaaatacaaatgtaaaattatttcagAACTTTTGCATGCTACAAAGCAAACATTGCATTTAGCTATTGACtgtttttgttccttttgttcTGTTGAAACTGCTAATACCTTTGATTTTCTAAACATTCTATTGTCTGCTCCTTGGTATTTCGATAGTGTGATGGTATTTAATACAAATGTTGCACCCATGTAGTACGAGGTTTAAAACCTACCACGATGTGATTCCCATCTCCTGTCTGACTGAATTCCCTAACGTGGTTCAAATGGCAAAGGTAGGCCACAATGTACAGTCAAATTTAATGTTTATACAGATATGTTTCGATTGTTTTTCTCATAATTTTGTCCATTTTCCAGCTGGTCTGTGAGGAAGTGAATGTAGACAGATTTTATCCTGTTCTTTACCCTAAGGTGAACTTTTTATTCCActctattctattctaaatACAAGGTCAAACCTTTTGCAGTCTTCTCCATGTACATCTTTATAATTTTTCTGTCTTCAGGCTTCGAGGCTCATTGTCACTTTTGATGAACACGTCATCAGCAACAACTTCAAATTTGGAGTTATATATCAGAAGTTTGGCCAGGTGTGTATTGCTGCAACTCAGCCCATTCAAATGTGATTTCAGGAAATTGTTACATTTGGTTTGTTGAGGGTCAAAATTACATGTAACTTCTTTGTCCttgttttttctgcttcctTCTTACAGACCTCAGAGGAGGAACTGTTTGGGAACAGTGAGGAAAGTCCTGCTTTTGTGGAATTTCTTGAATTTCTCGGAGAGAAAATTGACCTTCGCGACTTCAAAGGGTGAGTCTGTTGGTTTCATCTTTCTGAAGCCTGGCCAAAGTTTCCAGGTTAATTTACACCCTCAAAGGGAAACAGAAAGCTCTCAAATGACCGTCATCATTAAACAGGTTCTTGAGCTACTGCCAGGCAAGTCCTTAAAATGATGCATGGGCAGTTCAGAGTGACAGTGGCACAGACACCTTCATGTTGAGTAATTGTGTTGGGATGCCATGGTTGCACCCAGACTTGTGCTCaagggcattttttttcttgtgtgaaTGTAAGAGCGGGAGTAGGGGTGGATGCAAGAAGGTTAACTCTCCGTCTCCATCTCTAATCTTCAGCTTCCGAGGTGGTCTGGATGTGACCCATGGTCAGACAGGCACAGAGTCTGTCTATCACAACTTCCACAACAAGGAGATCATGTTCCACGTGTCCACTAAGCTGCCCTACACCGAGGGAGACTCACAGCAGGTACCTTATTATCTCTATTAGAAATGCATAAGATGCTGCTGTATAACTAAACAAAAGTTCCTATTTTCATGACATCACTAACTGTGAACCCACAGCATGATATAGAATTCAAGGAACGGGCAGATCCCCTCACTGACTTTTCTCTGAAACCTATGTTTATCTTCAATTGAAGTTCACTTGTGACCCAACTGTTCCTACACAGACAAATACAAtacttttcactttcaagtcACAACTTgttaaataacacaaaaattcCTTTTAGCAGGAAAAATTATTAGAAATGACAACAAAATGGCTTAAGAACATTATATTATTACTTGCATTTAATGTGAAACTTCCACTTAAATTTCTCACACTTTACAAAGAAATTAAGTAAATCAGTATGGTCACAAAGTAATCATTTTTATCCTGAGCAGCAGGATGGTCAAAGCATTAATCTTAAGCATTGTCCCCTTATGACTGCCACATATATGAGGAATGGGGTCAGGGTTGTAAATCAGAAGTGGCAGAAATTCTCGGGGGACATGTCTTCATCACACCCTTTAATTATTTTGATCCTCAAGGGTCCCGCAGTGACTCACTAGGTAGTTCGACAACAAAACCCACAGTTTCCTAGAATAGATCTGATGTCACGGCTCAGAGCTCACATGCTTGTCATTCATCTCTcagtttatctcctgtcctacaCGATTATCTCTCTCTTACCCTGAGCTACTGGGTGATTCTGAGATCAGATTCTACCCTCGGATATATTGTCATGACGAGAGTCGGCCTCATTTATCTTATCAGACAAAAGAGCTGGACCAAGGATGGAAGGTAAACATAGCCGAATGGAGAGAGAAGACACAATGGGACTCCATAAGACAAAAGCTTGTGTTTATAAAGACAGGCAGGGTGTTGTGTGGCTGGACAGAGAGCAGAGTTGTGTGACCATGAAAGCTGGCATGGTTGACCTGCCTCATGCCCAGTTAATTAAGACACATGGTGTCATGTTGTCAGAGATGGCAGTGCCACCCTCGTTGCTCTTTGGCCATCTGCGCTTGCATGAAACCACAGAGCCATCCCACAGCCCTTCCCACAGTCTCATGTGCCccccacactgtacacacagcTTAAGGGAAACTTTCATCATGTCCCTTGTGTAAAGGTTGTATTTGATCATTGTATTATCATTTTATGTTGTGGGCAACCACTCACTTTACAATGCttcataaagtttttttttaaagttcagCAGAACTTTAATTTAGTTCACTGTTTAATTTAGTCTTTGTGTACTTATATTGATGAAATTGGAATTAATTTGCTTAATTTGCTATTACTTTCATtataatgtgtatttgtgttcgCACATGTGGTGACTGTCAGCATGTCTTCCAATTGTTTGCGTCGTGTGCTCTGGTCATCTCTACAATGCTGAcaccttttacattttaatagaatttgtgtttagctttttcttttttgtattgaTGCAGATGTTTGGAGAAGATGTTTTTATTGGCACAGACACTTTCAGTTAGTTGTGCAAATAGTTCTGCAAATGAGGGAAGAAAAATTTTCTTGAAATTGGAAAGTGTCAAGTGTGTCATGCCTGCTTCTTATGTTGAGTTAAGTTAGCTGCCTCTCAGACTATGAAGCATattaacaattaattttttttttattaataaacctattatttgtttaataataattgtaataattacaagtTTACACAGAAACCGGAactaagaagaagaagaagctttttttatgcattttggtttcaatttcatttcaattttgtTTCAGGTCACAATTTCTAAATGAAAAGCACCAGTGACTACATTGGTCTCTCAGTGCCACTGACCTGGAAGGATCCAGCAGTAAAAGACATAGTCAATAGTTGCACTGATATATTAGGGAGTAAATCAATAAGCACTTTTTCGTTTTTATCGATGCTATTTACAGTGGctgcatctgccaaatgctcgCCTTGTCCCTGCAggtttttttaatctgatgtAACAGACAACAGGTATCAGAAGATGTGTACCAAAATAGAAATAATAGGGTCAATTATTATCACAATACTGTGCAAACATTGTAGACAGTAGTGGaattgttcaggaagggactaGTAATTAttacaaaagtgaaagtggattTCAGAAAAACTTGATATTTGGAGAACTGCTGAGAACTGTAACTCTGTGAAGAAACAAAATCTGCAAAGTGCTACTGCTCACAGAACAATACGACATAATTTCATTGTTTAATGGAAATAAGGACATTCTGCAGTAAATGGTTTAGATAAATCATCTTTCGATCAATGTTTGACATAGGGTTATACATATCTCTTGTTAACAAAATTGATTAAACATTACTGTATGTGTTGAAAAGTTATCCCAAGTATTGATGTGTGCTTGGAAcataaagaaaggaaaaatatgatCCTGTGTGCCAAGCGTCTTGGCTTGTCATTCTTCTCATGTCGCTGGTTCAGCCAGTAGACATTAACATCAAGTATGTCGTGTCGCCAGCTCCAGCGAAAGAGACACATTGGCAATGACATCGTGGCCATCGTGTtccaggaggaaaacacacCATTTGTGCCGGACATGATTGCATCAAACTTCCTGCATGCCTACGTGGTTGTGCAGGTGGAGAACGCCTGCACCGACAACGTGCTGTATAAGGTAGACATTTTGCACATCCTAAATCATAAAACTTCTCTCTGTGGTTCTTTTGTCCATGTGACAGATGACTAATTTAAAGGGGCCACTGAGTTGATAAACCAGTTACTTTATGGAGCTTTTTGCCGCATGGTTTTGGTACACTTGATCCCTCAGAGTGAAGGTCACTGCAAATCAATGCAAAGTGATGTGATTGATCAACATTATTCCATGAAGAACCAGTTCTGTCCTGATGGGAGTGCTGTCTTAATTCATCACTGAATGGTTGATGAGTATCAATTATGTAAACTATTCAACATGACCTTCAGTCACCAGATTGCAACTGTGCAAGGTTTTACACCAACACCTAAGCAGCTTTGCCAATGTGGCAGCATCTTCTGGAATAATGCTATCTATTCCTCCAATACAGTAACAGAGTCTGGAGAAATCTGTGACCAGTAGCAGTTCAACAAATTGAAGATTTATGTGCTGTTGGACTCATGTTGCAGGTGTCTGTGACAGCCCGAGATGATGTGCCTTTCTTCGGGCCGACTCTCCCAGACCCTGCGATATTTAAAAAGGTAGTATTTTCTGAGTaaggtttgtgtgtggtgtggtgaaaTATATTCATCCCTCTTCCTGCCTTGCTGCTTTTTAGGGTCAAGAGTTTCATGAATTTCTCTTTACGAAGCTAATCAATGCAGAGTACGCCTGCTACAAAGCTGAGAAGTTTGCCAAGCTAGAGGTGAGACATCTAAGGTTTCCATTTTGGGTGTACGTGTTATTTTATGTAAGCAACGAGGTGATCCTGTTTCATATTTACCATTTGTTCTCAGGAGCGCACCCGCACTGCCCTGTTGGAAACCCTTTATGAGGAACTTCACATCAACAGTCAGTCCATGATGGGCCTCGGTGGCGATGAAGATAAACTggagaatgggggcggtggaggtggaggcTTTTTTGAGTCCTTTAAGGTAAGCTGATGCCAAAAACACAAATCCCCTGAGCCTGCTGTGCATCCCTTatctaaaaaaaagagagatttaTGATATTGTTATTGCACGTATATATCTGTATCTTATTTCAGAAatatgtttttgagtgtgtttatttattaaaaaaatactagCGTAATACTAGTAATAAAATAGTTCTAGCTTTACAGATATCACAAGTTCCCTTACTTGCCTGTCTATTTGTTTGATCTTTCCAAATAAAAGTTTCATCTTGTGGTGCTTTCTATTAGAACCTGTCTGCTTTTGTCTATGCCTATTAATTCCTATTTGAAAATGGTGATATATATTGTTAATCATACATCAGTTCCAAGCtttttttgcttaaaatgcCTTAATGTAACCATGTTAAATAATTCATGCCCAGTTGAAGTCTTCCTGCGGCTTTTTTCTTGTTGAGCAAAAGTTCTTCCTCTCAGTTTCTTCCATCAAGCAACTGCCAGTCTGCATTTTGTAATCGTTTCCTACACTTGGTACACATAACTTACATTTGCTCTTCAGTCGCTGACGCAAACACCCCATCAATATCCATTAAGAGTGTGTGGATGGGCTCAGAGCCATGAATTGGGGCGCAGCGAGCTGTGATCATGGGTCTCTGATGAGCACACTAATGGGTTCTCATTATAGAGCTGATCTGTGGAGGCGACTGTGCGCCCTCTTTCagctattcatttatttctctcCACAGTGTTTACTCACACCCTGTGGAGCTTATACACTTACACTACTTACTCGTATGTGGGTCTCtctatttctatttatttttacattgtaaaataaaaccgAAGGCACAACACTATGGAATACCACACACGATGTTATGTAATAAactaaagaaaatgtaaataaatgtttcatatttttttcatatgttgTAAAAATACtaacttttgctgtgatggcattTCACACTTTTGGCTTCTCTGAAGTTAAAGATGCTGAAACCTATGACTGGTAGTGTCACTTAAATCCCCAGACTTTTATTTCCAGTATACATTTACCTTACGGCAtatatcagacacccttatccagagcgacttacctgGAACAGAACAGGCATATTGGGTCGGGTTCCACACTTCCTGTGAACCTTGAGGGCGTTTccctgtcttgtgctttttttgtgcTGGAGAGCCTCTGTTCCGCACAAGGGTCCTTCACTCCCCTTAGTGCTGTATACAGCGTCCTCTGTAAAAAAGAGAATTTGTTTACTGCAATAACGCACTGTGGCTATATTAGAGCTTCAACTGTAAATACATGGAGTTCTGGAAATAGATGATCAgctcaaccaaatctcaccaaaaatGGAAAGATTTGGGATCTTCTGCTGTGGACCCTACCCTCCAGTGTCTGGTGAATCCttcttaaatgaaaatgttattgTTATATCATTTGTATTTTAACTTGTTTGATGTTTCTGTGAATTTTGACAAATTTTGTGTCTTTCATGCATTCACAATTAATTAGCAATCATTTTGTTTCTGCATTCTTTATTTATAGTTCTCCTATTTCCTttctgaacacctcaacctcGTCTCCTGTCATCTGCAGCACTAGCCTGACCCTGAGTGTTCACTGGTGGTACTGCGGACTCAGTGCGCCTGTTCGTCTTTTCTTTGTAGCGGGTGATTCGCAGCAGGAGCCAGTCGATGGACGCCATGGGCCTCAGTAACAAGAAGCCACACACTGTTTCCACCAGTCACAGCGGCAGCTTCACACACCCACCAGATACCCCCAAAACACCCGGGATAGTAAGTAACTATTTTGGTTGGGGTAAAGGAGCTCCAGGGCACTGAGCTTTAAGCCCACCTATGACAGAATCTATACATTTCAAAAATAGAAATGAGCTCTTCCAATATAAAGCAACCTAGCAATCACTATATGGCAAATTTGAAACTGAAATTCTCTGGAAATACAAATTTTCTTTTACCATGAAATGGAAGCTGGTGTTTAATACTActgaattgtaatatttttgtttgtttattgcatGCAAGATGTTGCTATATGTCTTGTATTCATAAAGAGCTGCCATAGTGCTTCATAAGGCTTTAAGGTCTCTGGTCATGATAAGTTCATGTCATTCAGCCTTTTTCTGAAGACAGGCTTTGGAAGAGTGAGCCCTGGTTGTGTAACTGCAGAATTCATCAGTGAGCACTTGGCATGTGACGGGAGTGTCTGTACCTGCAGCACCGCGCATGTTGCTCCCGGTTCCAGTTATTCTTGTTACTTGCAGTTCGCTTGACCGGCACAGGACCAGTGGTTGCCCCGCAGTACTGACTTATTATGGAGATGTAGACAGATGGCGCTCACCCCAGTGGCCCTAGCTGAACCGCCGCTGAGCAGTCATAAACACTCTGCTGCAGGTTTAGAATTTGGacatataaataaacagagCCAACAAAGAGCACTTCCTCATGCTACCCAGGTTCTCAGTGAAGATAAGTTGTCTCAGTGTCACATTTGTTGCATTTGctggaatgtgaaagtgaagtgattgtcacacgtgatacacagcagcacagcacacagtgcacacagtgaaatttgtcctctgcatttaacccatcaccttgagtgagcagtgggcagccatgacaggcacccggggagcagtgtgtggggacggtgctttgctcagtggcacctcagtggtaccttggcagatcgggattcgaaccagcaatcttctgattacagggccgcttccttaaccactaggccaccactgccccctgctgaTGGGATATGAGTTAAATTGTGGGTTCAAACAGACCCACAGATGAAATTgaagttcattttaaaacagaacTCTCTTACCGTGTTGTCAAGGGAGGAGCATTTCAGGAGAAAGCGGCACATGGGAGTAGAGGATGAACCAAGCAATATCTTCCTGAAGATGTACGCTCTTAGTACCATTAAAATAAAGCTCAATGTTTCATAAAGACCTGCCAGATCCACCCAATGTCTGATGCTTTTTTAAGATCTGTACacatttttcctctctctctctctctctctctctctctagttcTCTTTACCTTCTCTGACCCTGTTTCTTTGCTGAATGATCTTGTCTACCATTGTGACCTTTTCCCCTTCCCTCGTTTTATGGGGTCTCTGTGCACTTGCTGTCGTGTGCTAACCTAAACCTCTGGTTCATGCTTTCAACTTGCAGTTTTTATTTGGCAATATTTGTAGTTTGTCATATGCTACTGTTTAAGCTACTGGCTGCATGAAATTTCACAATGTCTTCTTTTCTCATCCTCCTTCCattatctttctttctttctttccttctgtctgtctttctttcaACGCTCTTCTCACCACTGTGTGGCTCAGTCATTGCTTATCCCAGGGAAAAGTCCCAGTAAATTTGGACGCCGCGGCAGTGCCATAGGGATAGGAACCATAGAAGAGGTCCATGTAAAACTCTCCCTACTACTCTCATTGTTTTCTGTGTCCCCATTAGTTTGCATGTTTGATAATGATTATTTTTAACAAGGTCTGTcactatttttacattattggcCACATCTGTAAGACACTAACCCCTGCAGTTCGGTCACAGTGTGGCCGTAAGACTTGTCCGACGATATAAGCAGTTGAGACGTTTTGCGTCATACCCTTGAAATGTCAGCCTGATTGAGTCTTTAAATTGCTGCCAGCAGACAGAGACTAGGGGTGACTGTCAGAGTTTCTCAGATCAACTTCATTAAGCACCAGCCCTCAGTTTGCAGAAGGAGTAGCACTAATTTATCGATCTTTCAGACAATAAAATTGGATTAGATTtggattaaaacaaaaaaaaatcatcatcagtttgtcatgtgtttgtgctGTAGACAGTAGATCTCTCGTATTGATTATGTGACGTTGGGGCTTCGTGCCGTGGCTGAAAGAGACATCCTTATCTCCCACAGTCTTTGATTATTCCTGGCAAAAGTCCCACCAGGAAGAAGTCTGGTCCCTTTAGCTCCAGGAGGAGCAGTGCTATCGGCATAGAGAACATCCAGGAGGTGCAGGAGAGGAGGTGAGACAGACAATTTGACCAGGCTTCTCGGGGATCTGAGAACAAAGAATTACCATCTCTGGATAATAATAAAGCCGTTACATGCAATTGCTCATGTCCATTTTCATTTCTTGTCCCCGGCAGTAGCAGGGATGTCTCTCCAAGCACACAAAAAACCCCTGACAGCGGCCACGTCTCACAGGACCCCAAATCAGAGAACTCGTCTAATCAGAGCTCCCCAGAGATGCCCACCACTAGGAACAGGTGATTAACCATCCATTAAAGTTGTGTTTTGGACCACTGTAAACGCAGGCATTTGGTTGTGTGAATGGGAAAGGACGGCTTACAAGCAGAATAACTTGGGGGTGCAGCTCTTTCATGTGCTGCAGAGCTCCATCCATACCTGAGGCCCAGGATCTGTCCCGCTCCTCATCTAATGCCAGCAGCTTTGCCAGTGTGGTGGAGGAGAACGAGGCTGAGGCTCTGGAGGAATACGACACTGGCCTGGTGGGTTGCTTTTGTTGCTTTTGACACAGATGTTTAGAGTGTGTGAGcattcactggtctcacaaatCGATTTGATTACGACTATCATGTCACCAACTCAATTCAATACCtcaatgcatcacgatgcaCCCCTATCAATTTATATGTTTCAAATACGTCAGTGGGATGAGAGTTGAGGCCTCCATGTCTGAACCAGGCTTTTTTCTGGCATTCATTGTGTCAGGTGAGCATgaactgaacacagacacacccatTCAGCTCCAGCGTTCAGTCGGCAGCGACGAGCATTAAACAGCAACAAGCGGTTTTGAACATCGATCTGGAGCAGTGTGATTCTCAGTACAGGCAGCCACAATCACTACTGGCACTATGTTTTAACTAGACTTtttcaccaagcaacgtcattatgatgatTATGCAGAATTGATTATGCAGAATCAACCACATCTGCATTGCGATGTGCGGATTATTAGATTAAATTTAACACCTCAAATGACACTAATGAGTTTGTGTAAATACTGGGTAGGTGTCTGTAATAAAGTATCTCTGGCTTATTACAGGAGAGTCTGTCCTCTTCAGGGACGCCACACAAAAGAGACTCTTTCCCCTACAGTTCGTGGCCAGAGGATGGGTCCACCTGTTCCCCAGGTCAGACCGAGATTTTACTGAACCAATTTAGTGTTTCCAATTTGTTCTGATGTTTTTGATAGAACTtacactcagtgtgtgtgtgtgtgtgtgtgtgtgtgtgtgtgtgtgtgtgtgtgtgtgcgtgccacAGCACCTGCCAGGCCCCAGCATTCTGAACCTGTTCGCTGTGACATCCGAGCCAAAGCAGAGCGGGTACATGACTACAAGTCATCATCGGTGAGAGAGAAAGTCAGGGAAAGACACACTCTGAtgacacaacactacactagACACTTGTGTGTCTGCTTATTGATCAATTGAAACATATCCGTTGTGAAGGCTTGTCAGTATGCAGTGTTATACAAGGAAGAAGCAAGGTTACAGTATAAGGCCCAGTTTATATCACCCCCTTGTGGCTGCTGAAAGCTGTTATTCTAACAAATGGATCTCCAACTGTATGACATACACATAATaggaattacatttaaattagggctgtgcgatatggaataaaattcatattgccaTATATAAACATAGACAGCATGTTTtgcggtatataatttgataagtacaattaaatgtaactgttttgaTAGGGTAACATGcatccatagcaaaggcactgaagcaggaagttgtataataaactttttacagatagATCAACATACAGCATAACCGTATACCACAtcaaacaatatctgggcaattctactgaaagtgaaTTCCAGGCATTTAAATGATACAAGTGATTATATTTTCAGCCctaatttaaaaaatagttatttttaatacacaatCTGTCCATATCCATCCCTACTACACACCGTTTATTTGTCTAACAATGCAAGGTTAGCAACAGAAAATATGTATTCCTGTTACTAACCCTGTCCATCCTGTTGCTCTGtgcgtctgtctgtgtgtcctcATGCCTGTCCTGTCCAGAACTGCTAGCCTCTCCCCACTGTTCACTTCATGGATGTCCATTTCCAGGTACATCAAGGGTCTGGAAGTGTtcagtgtgcttttttttttttgtagtgcaCATTGATATGAGAAACTTACTGTGATATATGTTTCATGACATATTTTACAGATAGATACAATGATTATATTAACTTCTTAGGTTTGCTTCAcgtttatattaaaaaaaaattatgttgtgAAATTGGGCTTAAAGCCCATAGAACTTtcgataatttttttattattgtgtgtcCACAGCATTCCCATAAAAAACACCCATTAGAGGAAACCAGATACGCACATGTGAGCTCCTCCAGAGACACAGAGGAAGAAGACAGCTAGTCGCCTTGACAACAAGGCCCTAGGGGACGGGCCCATGTT
Encoded here:
- the rap1gapb gene encoding rap1 GTPase-activating protein 1 isoform X3, whose protein sequence is MQFTMSPGCCVTPGRVDKSISRTRSLWKQDGRIPRISGPLESPLSKSLPLSAGIATLKGSRMDEQRCPLPPPLKTEEDYIPYPSVHEVLGRKSPFPLILLPQFGGYWIEGTNHELAGGSESDQMPYPKSEIKLETNNIAKIYRKQFLGKEHFNYYSMDSALGHLVFSVKYEVIGDQEHLRLLIRTRFKTYHDVIPISCLTEFPNVVQMAKLVCEEVNVDRFYPVLYPKASRLIVTFDEHVISNNFKFGVIYQKFGQTSEEELFGNSEESPAFVEFLEFLGEKIDLRDFKGFRGGLDVTHGQTGTESVYHNFHNKEIMFHVSTKLPYTEGDSQQLQRKRHIGNDIVAIVFQEENTPFVPDMIASNFLHAYVVVQVENACTDNVLYKVSVTARDDVPFFGPTLPDPAIFKKGQEFHEFLFTKLINAEYACYKAEKFAKLEERTRTALLETLYEELHINSQSMMGLGGDEDKLENGGGGGGGFFESFKRVIRSRSQSMDAMGLSNKKPHTVSTSHSGSFTHPPDTPKTPGISLLIPGKSPSKFGRRGSAIGIGTIEESLIIPGKSPTRKKSGPFSSRRSSAIGIENIQEVQERSSRDVSPSTQKTPDSGHVSQDPKSENSSNQSSPEMPTTRNSSFMCCRAPSIPEAQDLSRSSSNASSFASVVEENEAEALEEYDTGLESLSSSGTPHKRDSFPYSSWPEDGSTCSPAPARPQHSEPVRCDIRAKAERVHDYKSSSHSHKKHPLEETRYAHVSSSRDTEEEDS
- the rap1gapb gene encoding rap1 GTPase-activating protein 1 isoform X2, which translates into the protein MERRKRAFTFGAYGGVDKSISRTRSLWKQDGRIPRISGPLESPLSKSLPLSAGIATLKGSRMDEQRCPLPPPLKTEEDYIPYPSVHEVLGRKSPFPLILLPQFGGYWIEGTNHELAGGSESDQMPYPKSEIKLETNNIAKIYRKQFLGKEHFNYYSMDSALGHLVFSVKYEVIGDQEHLRLLIRTRFKTYHDVIPISCLTEFPNVVQMAKLVCEEVNVDRFYPVLYPKASRLIVTFDEHVISNNFKFGVIYQKFGQTSEEELFGNSEESPAFVEFLEFLGEKIDLRDFKGFRGGLDVTHGQTGTESVYHNFHNKEIMFHVSTKLPYTEGDSQQLQRKRHIGNDIVAIVFQEENTPFVPDMIASNFLHAYVVVQVENACTDNVLYKVSVTARDDVPFFGPTLPDPAIFKKGQEFHEFLFTKLINAEYACYKAEKFAKLEERTRTALLETLYEELHINSQSMMGLGGDEDKLENGGGGGGGFFESFKRVIRSRSQSMDAMGLSNKKPHTVSTSHSGSFTHPPDTPKTPGISLLIPGKSPSKFGRRGSAIGIGTIEESLIIPGKSPTRKKSGPFSSRRSSAIGIENIQEVQERSSRDVSPSTQKTPDSGHVSQDPKSENSSNQSSPEMPTTRNSSFMCCRAPSIPEAQDLSRSSSNASSFASVVEENEAEALEEYDTGLESLSSSGTPHKRDSFPYSSWPEDGSTCSPAPARPQHSEPVRCDIRAKAERVHDYKSSSHSHKKHPLEETRYAHVSSSRDTEEEDS
- the rap1gapb gene encoding rap1 GTPase-activating protein 1 isoform X7 — encoded protein: MIERMQGSRMDEQRCPLPPPLKTEEDYIPYPSVHEVLGRKSPFPLILLPQFGGYWIEGTNHELAGGSESDQMPYPKSEIKLETNNIAKIYRKQFLGKEHFNYYSMDSALGHLVFSVKYEVIGDQEHLRLLIRTRFKTYHDVIPISCLTEFPNVVQMAKLVCEEVNVDRFYPVLYPKASRLIVTFDEHVISNNFKFGVIYQKFGQTSEEELFGNSEESPAFVEFLEFLGEKIDLRDFKGFRGGLDVTHGQTGTESVYHNFHNKEIMFHVSTKLPYTEGDSQQLQRKRHIGNDIVAIVFQEENTPFVPDMIASNFLHAYVVVQVENACTDNVLYKVSVTARDDVPFFGPTLPDPAIFKKGQEFHEFLFTKLINAEYACYKAEKFAKLEERTRTALLETLYEELHINSQSMMGLGGDEDKLENGGGGGGGFFESFKRVIRSRSQSMDAMGLSNKKPHTVSTSHSGSFTHPPDTPKTPGISLLIPGKSPSKFGRRGSAIGIGTIEESLIIPGKSPTRKKSGPFSSRRSSAIGIENIQEVQERSSRDVSPSTQKTPDSGHVSQDPKSENSSNQSSPEMPTTRNSSFMCCRAPSIPEAQDLSRSSSNASSFASVVEENEAEALEEYDTGLESLSSSGTPHKRDSFPYSSWPEDGSTCSPAPARPQHSEPVRCDIRAKAERVHDYKSSSHSHKKHPLEETRYAHVSSSRDTEEEDS
- the rap1gapb gene encoding rap1 GTPase-activating protein 1 isoform X1; translated protein: MPQDSRARVEPRSRTGSFSDAVLRKVQHLWKQDGRIPRISGPLESPLSKSLPLSAGIATLKGSRMDEQRCPLPPPLKTEEDYIPYPSVHEVLGRKSPFPLILLPQFGGYWIEGTNHELAGGSESDQMPYPKSEIKLETNNIAKIYRKQFLGKEHFNYYSMDSALGHLVFSVKYEVIGDQEHLRLLIRTRFKTYHDVIPISCLTEFPNVVQMAKLVCEEVNVDRFYPVLYPKASRLIVTFDEHVISNNFKFGVIYQKFGQTSEEELFGNSEESPAFVEFLEFLGEKIDLRDFKGFRGGLDVTHGQTGTESVYHNFHNKEIMFHVSTKLPYTEGDSQQLQRKRHIGNDIVAIVFQEENTPFVPDMIASNFLHAYVVVQVENACTDNVLYKVSVTARDDVPFFGPTLPDPAIFKKGQEFHEFLFTKLINAEYACYKAEKFAKLEERTRTALLETLYEELHINSQSMMGLGGDEDKLENGGGGGGGFFESFKRVIRSRSQSMDAMGLSNKKPHTVSTSHSGSFTHPPDTPKTPGISLLIPGKSPSKFGRRGSAIGIGTIEESLIIPGKSPTRKKSGPFSSRRSSAIGIENIQEVQERSSRDVSPSTQKTPDSGHVSQDPKSENSSNQSSPEMPTTRNSSFMCCRAPSIPEAQDLSRSSSNASSFASVVEENEAEALEEYDTGLESLSSSGTPHKRDSFPYSSWPEDGSTCSPAPARPQHSEPVRCDIRAKAERVHDYKSSSHSHKKHPLEETRYAHVSSSRDTEEEDS
- the rap1gapb gene encoding rap1 GTPase-activating protein 1 isoform X5, with product MPQDSRARVEPRSRTGSFSDAVLRKVQHLWKQDGRIPRISGPLESPLSKSLPLSAGIATLKGSRMDEQRCPLPPPLKTEEDYIPYPSVHEVLGRKSPFPLILLPQFGGYWIEGTNHELAGGSESDQMPYPKSEIKLETNNIAKIYRKQFLGKEHFNYYSMDSALGHLVFSVKYEVIGDQEHLRLLIRTRFKTYHDVIPISCLTEFPNVVQMAKLVCEEVNVDRFYPVLYPKASRLIVTFDEHVISNNFKFGVIYQKFGQTSEEELFGNSEESPAFVEFLEFLGEKIDLRDFKGFRGGLDVTHGQTGTESVYHNFHNKEIMFHVSTKLPYTEGDSQQLQRKRHIGNDIVAIVFQEENTPFVPDMIASNFLHAYVVVQVENACTDNVLYKVSVTARDDVPFFGPTLPDPAIFKKGQEFHEFLFTKLINAEYACYKAEKFAKLEERTRTALLETLYEELHINSQSMMGLGGDEDKLENGGGGGGGFFESFKRVIRSRSQSMDAMGLSNKKPHTVSTSHSGSFTHPPDTPKTPGISLIIPGKSPTRKKSGPFSSRRSSAIGIENIQEVQERSSRDVSPSTQKTPDSGHVSQDPKSENSSNQSSPEMPTTRNSSFMCCRAPSIPEAQDLSRSSSNASSFASVVEENEAEALEEYDTGLESLSSSGTPHKRDSFPYSSWPEDGSTCSPAPARPQHSEPVRCDIRAKAERVHDYKSSSHSHKKHPLEETRYAHVSSSRDTEEEDS